The proteins below are encoded in one region of Puntigrus tetrazona isolate hp1 chromosome 5, ASM1883169v1, whole genome shotgun sequence:
- the mrps31 gene encoding 28S ribosomal protein S31, mitochondrial, with amino-acid sequence MYRRLLKNIYQIRNGLVHAQNARLPFTKCKDGDGFAPVIWTPCTARPLGTSSTSFSENNENSTSLSKDKGKKSEENEAKAEDNTDGEKSTEISTKTLTSQVETEPEVKPEDSKLVKKTKSGKENLLELLGAMKVEVTTVRKDRSSTASQINKKPKHEPMESAHSMFQRATAEGLQQHGTLNPGLVAAVSAAASTLPNRHQAESELLKQLRKHEAVPDTQKRADGQNILNTIAKMKVKKRSNARSNLQPTSQICFDDDGKGYTEDRDISTEFAVSRGKSLVTGKRLNIFTVGMEQASELGPTLWDIELAHQIVQATNQAPRNGFEEMIQWTKDGKLWQYPINNEAGLEEEASVPFHEHVFLEKHLESFPQQGPVRHFMELVITGLSKNHHLTVQQKKEHIDWFRDYFQQKDDVLQEAEA; translated from the exons ATGTATAGAAGattgttaaaaaacatttatcagattCGTAATGGATTAGTGCATGCGCAGAATGCACGATTACCTTTCACAAAATGTAAAGATGGGGACGGTTTTGCTCCTGTTATCTG gaCCCCATGTACAGCAAGGCCATTAGGAACCAGTAGCACCTCTTTTAGTGAAAATAATGAGAACTCCACATCCCTGTCAaaagacaaaggaaaaaaatcagaAGAGAATGAGGCGAAAGCAGAGGATAACACTGATGGAGAGAAGAGCACCGAAATTTCAACTAAAACATTGACCTCACAGGTAGAGACCGAACCAGAGGTTAAACCTGAGGACAGCAAACtggttaaaaagacaaaaagtggCAAGGAGAATCTTTTGGAGCTACTTGGGGCAATGAAGGTAGAGGTCACAACAGTACGCAAAGACAGATCCTCAACCGcttcacaaataaataagaagccCAAACATGAGCCCATGGAAAGTGCACACAGTATGTTCCAGCGTGCCACAGCTGAAGGGTTACAACAACA TGGGACGTTGAATCCAGGGCTGGTTGCTGCAGTCTCTGCCGCTGCTTCCACACTGCCCAACAGACATCAGGCAGAGTCAGAGCTTCTCAAGCAGCTGAGGAAACACGAAGCCGTGCCTGACACCCAGAAGAGAGCAGATGGACAGAACATATT AAACACAATTGCCAAAATGAAGGTCAAAAAGAGGTCAAATGCCAGATCAAACCTTCAACCTACAAGCCAGATTTGTTTTGATGATGATGGAAAGGGATATACTGAAGACAGAGACATTAGCACTGAATTTGCAGTCAGcagagg gaaaagtCTCGTCACTGGTAAGAGGTTGAACATCTTTACTGTAGGCATGGAGCAGGCATCAGAGCTGG GCCCTACTCTTTGGGACATTGAACTAGCTCATCAGATTGTTCAGGCAACAAATCAAGCGCCTCGAAATGGCTTTGAGGAGATGATCCAGTGGACCAAAGACGGCAAACTTTGGCAATATCCAATCAACAACGAGGCTG gCCTGGAGGAAGAGGCGAGTGTGCCTTTCCATGAGCATGTGTTCCTGGAGAAGCACCTTGAATCATTTCCCCAGCAGGGTCCAGTCAGGCACTTCATGGAGCTTGTAATCACAGGACTCTCTAAGAATCACCACCTCACCgttcaacagaaaaaagaacATATCGACTGGTTCAGAGACTACTTCCAACAGAAAGATGATGTCCTGCAAGAAGCAGAGGCATAA